In one window of Bos javanicus breed banteng chromosome 24, ARS-OSU_banteng_1.0, whole genome shotgun sequence DNA:
- the LOC133237509 gene encoding zinc finger protein 271-like, whose translation MASKEEITAKIEPLTEESGNPRNDVLQDPECREFFGLGDKFSEKDQNLFKRRQHNCDECGQSFACSTGLIRHRRTHWEKPYECDQCGKAFNVSSALVLHQRIHTGEKPYPCNWCIKSFSRSSDLIKHQRVHTGEKPYKCDECGKAFSQSSDLIIHQRIHTGEKPYQCGHCSKSFSQRSDLIKHQRIHTGEKPYTCSLCNKHFSQSSDVIKHQRIHTGEKPYKCDVCGKAFSQSSDLILHQRIHTGEKPYRCNQCNKSFSQNSDLIKHRRIHTGEKPYKCNECGKAFNQSSVLILHQRIHTGEKPYPCNQCSKTFSRLSDLINHQRIHTGEKPYPCNQCSKMFSRRSDLIKHYRIHTGEKPYECDECGKTFSQSSNLILHQRIHTGEKPYPCSDCTKSFSRRSDLVKHQRIHTGEKPYTCNQCNKSFSQSSDLIKHQRVHSGEKPYHCDCCERAFSQSSDLILHQRIHTGEKPYACTQCSKSFSQNSDLIKHQRIHTGEKPYKCNECGKAFSQCSALVLHQRIHTGEKPYPCGQCGKGFSRRSDLINHQRIHTNENPYKCDVCRKAFSTSTDLTEHQRIHMREKPHRCVQCNRSFSQLSDLNHHEKIHSGEDTLNVGKPLVYTPTLFSTRDALPEKNLRNAIDYEKGFNQCSAVTLH comes from the coding sequence ATGGCTTCCAAGGAGGAAATTACAGCAAAAATTGAACCATTGACTGAAGAGTCTGGCAACCCCAGAAATGATGTTCTCCAAGATCCTGAATGCAGAGAATTCTTTGGACTTGGGGATAAATTCAGTGAAAAGGATCAGAACCTCTTTAAAAGAAGACAGCACAACTGTGATGAATGTGGGCAAAGCTTTGCTTGTAGTACAGGCCTTATTAGGCATCGAAGAACCCACTgggagaaaccctatgaatgtgaTCAGTGTGGAAAAGCCTTTAATGTGAGCTCAGCCCTGGTTctgcatcagagaattcatactggggaGAAGCCCTATCCTTGTAATTGGTGCATTAAAAGTTTCAGTCGGAGCTCAGACCTTATTAAACATCAAAGAGTCCACACTGGTgaaaaaccttacaaatgtgatgaatgtgggaaagccttcagtcAGAGCTCTGATCTTATTATACATCAGAGAATCCATACAGGAGAAAAACCCTATCAATGCGGTCATTGTAGTAAAAGTTTTAGCCAGCGCTCAGACCTGATTAAACATCAGAGAatccatactggagagaagccttataCATGTAGCCTGTGTAACAAGCATTTTAGTCAGAGTTCTGATGTTATAAAACATCAAAGAATCCACACTGgtgagaaaccatataaatgcgATGTGTGTGGAAAAGCCTTCAGTCAGAGCTCAGATCTTATTCTACATCAGCGaatccacactggagagaaaccatatcgATGTAATCAGTGTAACAAAAGTTTCAGTCAGAACTCAGACCTTATTAAACATCGAAGgatccacactggagagaaaccctataaatgtaatgaatgtgggaaagcttTTAATCAGAGCTCAGTTCTTATTCTgcatcagagaattcacactggagagaaaccctatccATGTAATCAGTGTAGCAAAACCTTCAGTAGACTTTCAGATCTTATTAATCATCAACGAATTCACACTGGGGAGAAGCCTTACCCCTGTAACCAGTGCAGTAAAATGTTTAGTCGAAGATCAGACCTTATTAAACATTATAGAATTCATACAGGTGAGAAACCCTATGAGTGTGATGAATGTGGGAAAACCTTTAGTCAAAGCTCAAACCTTATTCTGCATCAGAGaatccacactggagagaaaccctatccATGCAGTGATTGTACAAAAAGTTTTAGTCGTCGTTCAGACCTTGTGAAACATCAAAGAAtacacactggagagaaaccgtACACATGTAATCAGTGCAATAAAAGTTTTAGTCAAAGCTCAGACCTCATTAAACATCAGAGAGTACACTCTGGAGAAAAACCCTATCATTGTGATTGTTGTGAGAGAGCTTTCAGTCAGAGTTCTGACCTTATtcttcatcagagaattcacactggagaaaaaccaTATGCGTGCACACAGTGCAGCAAAAGTTTCAGTCAGAACTCAGACCTTATCAAGCACCAGAGGATCCACACTGGGGAAAAACCATATAAATGTAATGAGTGTGGGAAGGCTTTCAGTCAGTGTTCAGCTCTTGTCCTACATCAGAGGATCCATACTGGGGAGAAACCATACCCTTGTGGTCAATGTGGCAAAGGCTTTAGTCGGCGCTCTGATCTCATTAACCATCAAAGAATCCACACGAATGAAAatccatataaatgtgatgtgtgtAGAAAAGCCTTCAGCACATCCACTGATCTTACTGAACACCAGAGAATCCACATGAGAGAGAAACCCCACAGGTGCGTTCAATGCAATAGAAGTTTTAGCCAGCTCTCTGATCTTAATCATCATGAGAAAATTCATTCTGGGGAAGACACTTTGAATGTGGGAAAACCTTTAGTGTATACCCCAACTTTATTCAGTACTAGAGATGCTCTGCCAGAAAAAAATCTTAGGAATGCTATTGATTATGAAAAAGGTTTTAATCAATGTTCAGCTGTCAcgctacattaa